The genomic stretch GAGTTTTTTTCTTAGGACAGGTGCCTCACTTACCGGCACCACAGTTGCCGATACTTTTCAATTGTGCCGACGTTTCTGTGGTTGCATCGTTCCACGAAAGTTTGGCCCTAGTTATTACAGAAGCCTTGGCTTGCGGCGTGCCCGTTGTGTCAACTCCTGTGGGAATCGCTCCTGCTGTGATTCGTGACGGTATCACCGGCTACCTAGTTCAATCACGTGAGCCGTCTGAAATGGCGGATCGAATACTCCGCGTTATTCGAGACAACGCTTACTTGCCGGATCAATGTGTTGAGGTGGCGCAACCCTACGCCGAAACTTCAAAGCATATCTGTGGTGTCATCGATGCGATGTCGCAGGGAATTCACGGGCATTGACGGAAGCACTGCGCCACCTTGCAAGCATAGAGTGCGCAACTGACAGCGGCATGGAATGCCAAGGAGAGCGCCGATTTTGATCTATTCGTTGAAGGAAATCGCTGGCTCAGCTTATTACCGAACTCGTCCAGTGGAGAGCCTCCAATTTCTCTATTCGAAGTGGGAGTTTGCGCGCAGAAGAGTCGATGATCCAATTGCCATGGTTGAAATGCTTGGTTTCGATCCGGTTGCGGCATTCAGCGGGTTCGATCGCTGGTCGAGCACGCTCGAACGTGTGGTGTTCAAAGTGGCGCAACAATGGGGCCAAGGCGGGATCAACATGCCCGAGGGCAAATTCCTTTTCGCTATTACGCGAACACTACGGCCGGAAATTCTGATCGAGACCGGAGTCGCCGCAGGAGTTTCCTCCTGCTTTCTTATGGCCGCACTTATCGAGAATGGACGTGGAAGTCTCTACTCGGTTGATCTACCTGTTGCTGGGGCCACTCAACTTAAGTGCGCCGATGCCAGCCAATACTCCTGGCCGCAACGTGGAGCTGGGTGGGCAATTCCAGACGATTTGAAGAAGGGAATTGGCTCGCGTCACCAACTCATCCTGGAAGATGTCCGAACCGCTCTTCCCCGCCTGCTTGATGAACTCGGAAGCATTGACTTTTTCTTCCACGACGATCTCCATCTGCCGGATCATATGCTTTGGGAATACGAGTGTGTCTGGAAACACCTCCGCGATGGTGGCGTTCTCGCTTCGCACGACGTAAACATGGGATGGATTCGCTTTTGTCGAAATCGCCGGATACCTCGTCAGCGATTGGTCAATTTGAACCGGCTTTGTGCCGTTCGAAAAAACAAGGAAAGATAACCTTTCAAGCTATGACCAGAGCCGCCGTTTTGACCATTGGCCCAAGTCCTCCTCCCTACAACGGTATGAGTGTCGCAACCGAGCTCGTTGCCAGATCAATCGATAATTCCATTGGGCATCTTCACTTAGATGAGCGCCTTCACTTAGATACGGCCGATCGGAGAGGACTGTCGAACGTTGGCAGGCTCGACATTCGCAACCTGTGGCTCGCCGCGATGCATGCGCTTCGGTACCTTTGGTTGCTCATTAGAAAACGCCCAGCGGTGGTGTATGTACCGATTTCGCAGGCTTGGTTGCCATTTTTGCGCGACTGCATGTTCCTTCTGCCGGCGAAGCTAACCGGTAGGAAAGTAATAGTTCATTTGCACGGCGGATATTTCGGCGTTTTCTTCCGCCGGACGTCGGCCTTCATGCGTTCGATCATTCGGCTGTCGCTAAAAGATGCGGCTTGTGCAATTGTGCTGGGGAAAAAGATCCAGGATGCTTTCGACGGCATTCTGCCGGCGGACCGTATTGCGGTGATTCCCAACGGCATACCGGATCCCTTTGAACGGTCCGTGTTTAGTAAGCGGCGCGACGAGAGCCCGACGATTTTGTTTCTAAGTACACTAATGGCGAGCAAAGGAACGCTGGACCTGCTTCGATCGCTACAGTTCGTTACCGCGAAAATTGGGCCCGCGCGCAGCATCTTTGCCGGCGAGTGGTACTCGGAAGAGGAACGCAAGTTAGCCGAGCAGCTTGTCCGGGCTCTTCCGAACGATTCAAAGCCCGATTTTGTGGGAGTAGTCGGCCCCTCGCGCAAATACGAACTCCTCGATCGCAGCACTATCTTTACCCTGCCTACCTTCTATCCGTTTGAGGGCCATCCGTATGTGATTTTAGAGGCAATGGCAGCCGGACTGCCGATCATCTCAACGAAGTGGGCATGCATTCCAGAGATGGTCGAAGATGGTGTAAATGGTTTTCTGATTGACCCGGGAGACGTTGAGGAACTTGCTGACAGAATTTGCACACTCCTGAGCGATGACAAGTTGCGTCACAGAATGGGACAGGCGAGTCGCGAGCGATTTCTCGAGGATTTCACTTTCGACAAGTTCTCCAGCAGATTACAGGGAGTGTTTTCTAGGGCGTTGGACGGCTGCGCACACGCTCAGCAGAAAGCGCATGTTGCATGAGGCCCCGCTTCGAACCAGTAGCCGGTCCGAATCGTGAGACGAGTATTTCACATGTCTCTGATGTGCGCGAGTTCTGGAACGTCGAGGCGTGCGGCTCGCATTTTGTCGCTGCGGAAAGAGGGACTTCTGAGTTTTACGAGCAGTTTCGTTCGTTCCGGTATCGGACCGAATGGCACATTTCCGAGCTTGTTCCATTTGAGGAAACAAGAGACAAGAAGATATTGGAAATCGGATGCGGCAACGGAGCTGATGGAGCGCTGTTCTCCCGTGCTGGAGCCGACTACACTGGAGTGGATCTGACGCCCGCCGCCGTTCGTGCGACGCAGAGCCACTTTGAAGCTCTGGGACTGAATGGGCGCTTCCAAGTGGAAGATGCGGAAGCCCTTTCGTTTTCGGACGAAAGCTTTGATTTCGTTTATTCGCACGGAGTGCTTCATCACACGCCGCATCCTAAGGTAGCCTTTGCCGAAGTATTCCGTGTGTTGAAGCCTGGTGGAAGGGCGATTGTGATGCTCTACCACAAACACAGTTTCAACTATTACATTCGCATTCTCGGATACATGCGAGCTCGAATTCTGCTCCATGTCCTCCTCCGGGTTGGCCGTCATTCCGAGGATCGCTCGCGAATAAATCAGCCGATGCTGCACTTACGTGGAAACCAGAACTCGTTGGTTTGGCGCGCGCACTATGCGAATTTTCTCCGTCAGGGATGGAGTTATCTGCAAGCCAAGAACTTCGTTCATCATGCTACTGATGGTCCTGCGTGCCCGGTCGCGAACGTTTACACCCATAGGATGGTGCGCACGATCTTTCGGCAGTTTACGGCGGTGGAGACGAAAGTGGCTCACTTTCCACTCCGCAAGTATTCTGCTTTCAAGTGGGTGCCACTTTTTGTTGAACGACGACTTTCTTCCATGCTGGGGTGGTACTTATTCGTCTATTTGACTAAATGAGCAGGGACGCAGTGCTGTTCGAGAGTTAAGAACAATATGTGTGGCATCTGTGGTACGGCAGGATTTGCCGACGAAAGTCTTCTGGCGCGCATGACGGACCTCATGACACATCGCGGGCCCGACGATGGAGGTGTGTACGTCTCGCCAGACAGGCTATTTGGGCTGGGCAACCGGCGCTTGAGCATTATCGACCTTTCGTCGGCCGGACACATGCCGATGTCAAATGAAGATGGCAAGATCTGGATTACGTATAACGGGGAAATCTATAACTTTCCCATACTGAGAGCAGAACTCGAAGCCTTCGGGCATAATTTCCGTTCGCATACCGATTCGGAGGTCCTCATTCATGGTTATGAGCAGTGGGGCATCGATCTACTCAAGCGTCTGAACGGAATGTTTGCGTTTGCAGTACTGGATCTGCGTTTGCGACCTGCAAAACTTGTGCTGGCTCGTGACCGATTTGGAATCAAGCCGCTTTACTACATACATATGGGCGATAGGCTTCTCTTCGCCTCAGAAATAAAATCCATTCTTGCCGCTCCCGAAGTGGCGCGCGAAGTAGATTTCGGTTCTCTGCACCGGTACTTGGCGTTCCTGTGGACGCCGGGACCGACAACCCTGTTTAAGGGCGTCTACAAGCTTCCTCCCGGTCATTACATGGAATGGTCGGACGGGCGCCCTTTGGTCCATTCCTACTGGAACCTTTCGTATGAGAGCCTTCCGGTGAAGGACGAACGGGAGCTTACCGGACAGCTACAGGACGTTCTAAATCGTTCAATCACTCGACAACTGATCAGTGACGTACCGCTAGGAGTTTTCTTAAGCGGTGGGTTGGACTCGAGCACGATCGCCGCAATAGCATCGCGCGCGAGCTCGGAGCCGCTGAGCACTTACACGATTGTCTATCGTCCTGAGGACAGCCGGCTGGAGCAGTCTGACGAAGACGCGGAAGTCTCGCGAGAGGTGGCAAAGCAGCTTGGAGCCAGACATCACGAGATTGTTGTGAGCCCCGATGTTGCAGAGATCCTGCCCAAGATTGTGTGGCACTTGGATGAGCCTGTGGCCGACGCTGCGGCGATCAGCACTTATCTGATTTGCAAAGCCGCTGGCTCCGAGCTGAAAGTTCTTCTCAGCGGGCAAGGTGGCGATGAGGTTTTTGCAGGGTATCGCGTTTACACCATGGCCGCATTAGCCAGTTCTCTCAGGGCCGTTCCGAAGTTGTTCTGGAATCGGCCGGCGAAAGGCATTCTCGATCTGTTGCCGAGAATCAAAGATCATGTTGCGGGCGTAAATCCGGGTCTCGTCCTTGCCGTGCACCGCTATTTGGCTAAGGTGGTGGAGGGTGCAAATCTTGAGGCCGAAGAGCGGTTTGTTTTCACTAGGTCCTACTACACCGATGCTGGGCAAATGCAGCTTTATAACTCCGATCTGGAGGGAGTTCTTCGAGGTTCCGTGGCTGGCGATCGACATCTGGAGTATTTCCGAGAGGTTGATGGGCTCGATTTTCTGAACCGCATGCT from Terriglobales bacterium encodes the following:
- a CDS encoding class I SAM-dependent methyltransferase, with translation MPRRAPILIYSLKEIAGSAYYRTRPVESLQFLYSKWEFARRRVDDPIAMVEMLGFDPVAAFSGFDRWSSTLERVVFKVAQQWGQGGINMPEGKFLFAITRTLRPEILIETGVAAGVSSCFLMAALIENGRGSLYSVDLPVAGATQLKCADASQYSWPQRGAGWAIPDDLKKGIGSRHQLILEDVRTALPRLLDELGSIDFFFHDDLHLPDHMLWEYECVWKHLRDGGVLASHDVNMGWIRFCRNRRIPRQRLVNLNRLCAVRKNKER
- a CDS encoding glycosyltransferase family 4 protein, which produces MTRAAVLTIGPSPPPYNGMSVATELVARSIDNSIGHLHLDERLHLDTADRRGLSNVGRLDIRNLWLAAMHALRYLWLLIRKRPAVVYVPISQAWLPFLRDCMFLLPAKLTGRKVIVHLHGGYFGVFFRRTSAFMRSIIRLSLKDAACAIVLGKKIQDAFDGILPADRIAVIPNGIPDPFERSVFSKRRDESPTILFLSTLMASKGTLDLLRSLQFVTAKIGPARSIFAGEWYSEEERKLAEQLVRALPNDSKPDFVGVVGPSRKYELLDRSTIFTLPTFYPFEGHPYVILEAMAAGLPIISTKWACIPEMVEDGVNGFLIDPGDVEELADRICTLLSDDKLRHRMGQASRERFLEDFTFDKFSSRLQGVFSRALDGCAHAQQKAHVA
- a CDS encoding methyltransferase domain-containing protein, giving the protein MRPRFEPVAGPNRETSISHVSDVREFWNVEACGSHFVAAERGTSEFYEQFRSFRYRTEWHISELVPFEETRDKKILEIGCGNGADGALFSRAGADYTGVDLTPAAVRATQSHFEALGLNGRFQVEDAEALSFSDESFDFVYSHGVLHHTPHPKVAFAEVFRVLKPGGRAIVMLYHKHSFNYYIRILGYMRARILLHVLLRVGRHSEDRSRINQPMLHLRGNQNSLVWRAHYANFLRQGWSYLQAKNFVHHATDGPACPVANVYTHRMVRTIFRQFTAVETKVAHFPLRKYSAFKWVPLFVERRLSSMLGWYLFVYLTK
- the asnB gene encoding asparagine synthase (glutamine-hydrolyzing); the encoded protein is MCGICGTAGFADESLLARMTDLMTHRGPDDGGVYVSPDRLFGLGNRRLSIIDLSSAGHMPMSNEDGKIWITYNGEIYNFPILRAELEAFGHNFRSHTDSEVLIHGYEQWGIDLLKRLNGMFAFAVLDLRLRPAKLVLARDRFGIKPLYYIHMGDRLLFASEIKSILAAPEVAREVDFGSLHRYLAFLWTPGPTTLFKGVYKLPPGHYMEWSDGRPLVHSYWNLSYESLPVKDERELTGQLQDVLNRSITRQLISDVPLGVFLSGGLDSSTIAAIASRASSEPLSTYTIVYRPEDSRLEQSDEDAEVSREVAKQLGARHHEIVVSPDVAEILPKIVWHLDEPVADAAAISTYLICKAAGSELKVLLSGQGGDEVFAGYRVYTMAALASSLRAVPKLFWNRPAKGILDLLPRIKDHVAGVNPGLVLAVHRYLAKVVEGANLEAEERFVFTRSYYTDAGQMQLYNSDLEGVLRGSVAGDRHLEYFREVDGLDFLNRMLYVDTKTFLPELNLTYSDKLSSAASVEVRVPLLDNEIVEFMSRVPVEMKLRRFETKYLMRRAVKDLLPARVLHRRKASFGAPIRTWLRRDLREMVDDLLSDNSLRDRGYFDRKAIRKLISDDREGRADNSYRIWALLTLELWHRAFIDSHRPLQTCDSVVGSMTANLATSSPVVS